The following coding sequences are from one Devosia neptuniae window:
- a CDS encoding amidohydrolase family protein has protein sequence MRILDTHLHLVYPRQFSYPWLAGQPVLNREWTLEDYFAEAVPLGIESALHMEVDVAEQDMLAETEFVLALPRIIGAIAACRPENPAFVDQIERLSEHPHVKGVRRILHEAPDDLSQSDLFVENIRHLPDYDLSFDLCVRADQLGIGKMLVERAPDVSFILDHCGVPDVTGAGLDPWRADIKAIAKLPNLNAKVSGIIAYSGPDWTVQTLRPYVEHIIECFGWDRVVWGSDHPVVTKTGSLTRWVEASREIVSGATEDEQARLFHRNAERIYKA, from the coding sequence ATGCGCATTCTCGATACCCATCTGCACCTGGTTTATCCCCGTCAGTTTTCCTATCCTTGGCTGGCCGGCCAGCCGGTGCTCAACCGGGAGTGGACCCTCGAGGATTACTTTGCCGAAGCCGTGCCGCTGGGCATCGAATCGGCGCTGCATATGGAGGTCGATGTCGCCGAACAGGACATGCTGGCCGAGACCGAATTCGTGCTCGCTTTGCCCCGCATTATCGGCGCCATCGCCGCCTGCCGCCCGGAAAACCCGGCCTTTGTCGACCAGATCGAGCGGCTGTCCGAACATCCCCATGTCAAGGGCGTCCGCCGGATCCTGCACGAGGCGCCCGATGATCTCAGCCAATCCGATCTGTTCGTCGAAAACATCCGCCACCTACCCGATTATGACCTGAGCTTTGACCTCTGCGTGCGGGCGGACCAATTGGGCATCGGCAAAATGCTGGTGGAGCGGGCGCCCGACGTCTCGTTCATCCTCGATCATTGCGGGGTGCCCGACGTCACCGGCGCCGGGCTCGATCCATGGCGCGCCGACATCAAGGCGATTGCCAAGCTGCCGAACCTCAATGCCAAAGTGTCTGGAATCATTGCCTATTCCGGCCCTGACTGGACGGTGCAAACGCTGCGCCCCTATGTCGAACACATCATCGAATGTTTCGGCTGGGACCGGGTGGTGTGGGGCTCCGACCATCCGGTGGTCACCAAGACCGGCTCGCTCACCCGCTGGGTCGAGGCCAGCCGCGAGATCGTCAGCGGCGCCACCGAGGACGAGCAGGCCCGCCTGTTCCACCGCAATGCCGAACGCATCTACAAAGCCTGA
- a CDS encoding YdcF family protein, translating to MRLVHRIYRAIFALSLLIVVVAGGLALDIWRYAGQSSTQRADAALVLGAAVLWDRPSPVLTERLRHAKSLYDTGQVSHIVVTGGRSPEDKLSEAEASRNWLVANGVPAGAIIEENQSRTTIENLAFAAPVLTEAGLASVLIVSDPLHMRRAMLIAGRAGLNAHPSPTPTSRYLSWETTMPFLAREVWFMGQYLVAGL from the coding sequence ATGCGCCTAGTCCACCGCATCTATCGTGCGATCTTTGCCCTGTCCCTGCTCATCGTCGTGGTGGCGGGCGGGCTAGCGCTCGATATCTGGCGCTATGCCGGGCAATCCTCGACCCAAAGGGCCGATGCCGCGCTCGTGCTGGGCGCCGCGGTATTATGGGATCGCCCCAGCCCCGTGCTGACCGAACGCTTGCGCCATGCCAAATCGCTCTATGACACCGGCCAGGTCAGCCATATCGTGGTCACCGGCGGGCGCAGCCCGGAGGATAAGCTCAGCGAAGCCGAAGCCAGCCGCAATTGGCTGGTCGCCAACGGCGTGCCGGCCGGCGCGATCATCGAGGAAAACCAGTCGCGCACCACGATCGAAAATCTCGCTTTCGCCGCTCCGGTGCTGACCGAAGCGGGGCTGGCCAGCGTCCTGATCGTGTCCGATCCGCTGCATATGCGCCGCGCCATGCTGATCGCCGGCCGGGCGGGTCTCAACGCCCACCCCTCCCCCACTCCGACCAGCCGCTACCTCAGTTGGGAGACGACCATGCCGTTTCTCGCCCGCGAAGTGTGGTTCATGGGGCAATATCTGGTGGCGGGGCTGTGA
- a CDS encoding lipid kinase translates to MTAAMPSRRRGLMLVNPKSRRGGAALEPVIARLEAGGIDVVVERFETPEEVSADIARRRHEADLVIVCGGDGTINSAAKGVLATGLPMGILPMGTANDLARTLAIPDDLLKAADIIVAGHQRRIDLGEVNGHPFFNVASLGLSADLARGLTPEAKKRWGKLGYGLAAIRVLASARPFRAQTIGDDGAAVTVKTLQIAVGNGVHYGGGTVIHEDATIEDGHLDLYSLELKNVWKFGLMLGAFRRGQHGAWDEVRTSKSTEFDIRTREPREINTDGDIVTETPAHFIIRPGAITVFAA, encoded by the coding sequence ATGACAGCTGCCATGCCTTCCCGCCGTCGCGGCCTGATGCTGGTCAATCCCAAATCCCGCCGTGGCGGCGCGGCGCTGGAGCCCGTGATTGCCCGGCTTGAAGCGGGTGGCATCGACGTGGTGGTCGAGCGCTTCGAAACGCCCGAGGAAGTGTCAGCCGATATCGCCCGGCGGCGGCACGAGGCCGATCTGGTCATTGTCTGCGGTGGCGACGGCACCATCAATTCAGCGGCCAAGGGCGTGCTCGCCACGGGGCTGCCGATGGGCATCCTGCCCATGGGCACGGCCAACGATCTGGCACGGACGCTGGCCATTCCCGACGATCTGCTTAAGGCGGCCGATATTATCGTGGCGGGCCATCAGCGCCGCATCGACCTTGGCGAAGTCAATGGCCATCCGTTTTTCAACGTCGCCAGCCTTGGCCTCAGCGCCGATCTGGCGCGTGGGCTGACACCGGAAGCCAAGAAACGTTGGGGGAAGCTCGGCTATGGGCTGGCGGCTATTCGGGTGCTGGCCTCGGCGCGGCCGTTCCGGGCGCAGACCATCGGCGACGATGGCGCGGCGGTGACGGTCAAGACGCTGCAGATCGCGGTGGGCAATGGCGTGCATTATGGCGGCGGCACGGTGATCCATGAGGATGCCACGATCGAGGATGGGCATCTCGATCTCTATAGTCTTGAGCTCAAGAACGTCTGGAAATTCGGGCTGATGCTGGGCGCCTTCCGGCGTGGCCAGCACGGTGCCTGGGACGAGGTGCGGACCTCCAAGAGCACCGAATTCGATATTCGGACGCGCGAGCCGCGCGAGATCAATACCGATGGGGACATTGTCACCGAGACGCCGGCGCATTTTATCATCCGGCCCGGTGCGATTACGGTGTTTGCGGCTTAG
- a CDS encoding sugar phosphate isomerase/epimerase family protein: protein MTSIADRIAVSTWSLHRILGSIYPHDLTTNAIGPEDQRYGDGEEPLLGLPSVLSNHGYHRLELVSFHLRSRDSVYLGELRDQLKVSGVTLQTLLIDAGDISHPEHGARDTKWIAGWLEVANELGAENARVIAGKQKPTRDALDRSVKALTTLADGNAGSKVRLVTENWFDLLAEPAHVHYLLDKLDGRVGLLADMGNWTGPEKYADLQSIFGRAELCHAKASFIDGDLDEADYGLCIAAAEEAGYKGPYTLIFDSEVPGEWHGLAAERDFVTTRLEA from the coding sequence ATGACATCCATCGCCGACCGCATCGCCGTTTCCACCTGGTCGCTACATCGCATTCTGGGCAGCATTTATCCCCACGACCTGACCACCAACGCCATCGGCCCCGAAGACCAGCGCTATGGCGACGGCGAAGAACCGCTCCTGGGCCTCCCATCGGTGCTGAGTAACCATGGTTATCACCGGCTGGAACTGGTGTCGTTCCACCTGCGCAGCCGCGATTCGGTCTATCTGGGAGAGCTGCGCGACCAGCTCAAAGTCTCCGGCGTGACGCTGCAGACGCTGCTGATCGATGCCGGCGATATCAGCCATCCCGAACATGGCGCGCGCGATACCAAGTGGATTGCCGGCTGGCTTGAAGTCGCCAACGAATTGGGCGCCGAGAACGCGCGGGTAATCGCCGGCAAGCAGAAGCCGACCCGCGATGCGCTGGACCGCTCGGTCAAGGCGCTGACCACTTTGGCCGACGGCAATGCCGGCTCCAAGGTGCGGCTGGTGACCGAGAACTGGTTCGACCTGCTGGCCGAGCCGGCGCATGTGCATTACCTGCTCGACAAGCTGGACGGGCGGGTCGGGCTCCTGGCCGATATGGGCAATTGGACCGGCCCGGAGAAATATGCCGATCTGCAATCGATTTTCGGCCGCGCCGAATTGTGCCACGCCAAGGCCAGCTTCATCGATGGCGATCTGGACGAGGCGGACTATGGTCTGTGCATCGCTGCCGCGGAAGAGGCCGGATACAAGGGACCCTATACGCTGATTTTCGACAGCGAAGTGCCGGGGGAATGGCACGGGTTGGCGGCGGAACGGGATTTTGTGACGACGCGGCTGGAGGCATAG
- a CDS encoding aminopeptidase, which translates to MSSNPIDPVKLDKLAQVAIKVGLQLAEGQDLLMTAPMSAAPLVRRITEHAYKAGAGLVTTIYSDEEATLARYKYANDKSFDKGAAWLYAGMAEAFKANTARLAISGDNPMMLAGQDPDKVSRANRANSAAYKPALQLITGFDINWNIVSYPNAAWAKLIFPNDSEEIAVGKLADAIFKASRVDVDDPIAAWKEHNANLKKRWSWLNGKNFASLKYSGPGTDLTIGLADGHRWKGGASEAKNGITCNPNIPTEEVFTTPHRLRVEGTVSSTKPLSHNGTLIEDMQARFEGGRLVELKASKGQDIFNRVLDTDEGARRLGEVALVPHSSPISASGLLFYNTLYDENASSHIAMGQCYADCFVGGKELTQEQIFAKGGNTSNIHIDWMIGSDKIDIDGVHADGSSEPVMRKGEWA; encoded by the coding sequence ATGAGCTCCAATCCCATCGATCCCGTCAAACTGGACAAGCTGGCCCAGGTGGCCATCAAGGTCGGGCTGCAATTGGCCGAGGGCCAGGACCTGCTGATGACCGCGCCGATGAGCGCAGCGCCGCTGGTGCGCCGCATCACCGAGCATGCCTATAAGGCCGGGGCGGGTCTGGTCACCACCATCTATTCCGATGAGGAAGCCACGCTCGCCCGCTACAAATACGCCAATGACAAGAGCTTCGACAAAGGCGCCGCCTGGCTCTATGCGGGCATGGCCGAGGCCTTCAAGGCCAATACCGCGCGCCTCGCCATTTCGGGCGATAATCCGATGATGCTGGCCGGCCAGGACCCCGACAAGGTATCCCGCGCCAACCGCGCCAATTCGGCCGCCTATAAGCCGGCGCTGCAGCTGATCACCGGTTTCGATATCAATTGGAATATCGTCTCCTACCCCAATGCGGCCTGGGCCAAGCTGATTTTCCCCAATGACAGCGAAGAGATCGCGGTGGGCAAGCTGGCCGACGCTATCTTCAAAGCCTCGCGCGTCGATGTGGACGATCCGATCGCCGCCTGGAAGGAGCACAATGCCAATCTCAAAAAGCGCTGGAGCTGGCTCAACGGCAAGAATTTCGCCTCGCTTAAATATTCCGGCCCCGGCACCGACCTGACCATTGGCCTGGCCGATGGCCACCGCTGGAAGGGCGGCGCTTCGGAAGCCAAGAACGGCATTACCTGCAACCCCAATATCCCCACCGAAGAAGTGTTCACCACGCCCCACCGGCTGCGCGTCGAAGGCACTGTCAGTTCCACCAAGCCGCTGAGCCACAATGGCACGCTGATCGAGGATATGCAGGCGCGCTTCGAGGGCGGCCGCCTGGTCGAGCTCAAGGCCTCCAAGGGCCAGGATATTTTCAACCGCGTGCTAGACACCGATGAAGGCGCCCGCCGGCTGGGCGAAGTGGCCCTCGTGCCCCATTCCTCGCCAATCTCGGCCTCGGGCCTATTGTTTTACAACACCCTCTACGACGAAAATGCCTCCAGCCATATCGCCATGGGCCAGTGCTATGCCGATTGCTTCGTGGGCGGGAAGGAGCTGACCCAGGAGCAGATTTTTGCCAAGGGCGGCAACACCTCCAACATCCATATCGACTGGATGATCGGCTCGGACAAGATCGACATCGACGGCGTCCACGCCGACGGCAGCAGCGAGCCCGTCATGCGCAAGGGCGAGTGGGCTTAA